The DNA segment GCTGAGCCACGCCCCGGCGCTCGCCCGTGCCTACCTGGACGAGTTCGTCCAGCACGCACCGGAGGACTGCGCACGCCGGTCGGAGTACCACCACGCACGGGCGCTCCTCTTCGTGGAGGACCTGGACGCGAAGCGGGCCCGGCGCGAGGTGCAGGACTCGCTCGCCTGTCCCACCGCGCCCACGCTCCTGGAGGTCGCCGTCGCGGGAGACCTGCTGCGGCTGGAGGGCAGCACGGTGCCGGGCCGCGAACTGGACCGCGTGCGCGAGCGCATCCGCGTGCTGCGTGAGGACCCGTCGCTGACCACCGGCGAGCGGTTGCTCGTGGACCACATCGAAGGGCGCATCCTCATCGAGCGCGACCGTGAAGACGGCCAGAAGCTCCTGCGCGGGGTCATCACCGGCTCGGTGCTCCACCGTTCCACCGACATCGAGGCACGCAAGGCCTGGGCCCACAGCCACCACGTGCTGGTGATGGACGCGGGCCGGGCGAAGGAGTGGGGCCCCGCGGTGGACCTGCTCGCGCGGGAGGTGGACCGCACCGCGCCCACGTCGTGCCTGCTGGCGCTGGCGGGCCAGGATGAACGGATGCTCTTCGTCGCCCGAGGCCCCACCGGCGCGAGCGACGGCCTGTACCTCCACGCCCTCAAGCAGCCCCTGCGCGAACAGGTGCCCGCGGTGCCGGAGAGACTCCTGCAGTTGCTCGCCGGCTGCGACGTGGTGCGAGTGCTCGCGGAGCCCATCCTCCTGGGGCGTCCGGGGCTGCTGCCCGGGGACCGTGCGTGGAGCTATCTGGCTCCGGGCGGTCACCGCGTGGAGGCTCCGGCCTCGGCGCCCGTGCCGAAGCGGCTGGTGGTGTCGGACGTGGAGCCGCCCGCGACGCTGGGGCTGCCGCGCCTGATGCCGTGGAAGGGCATGACGGGGCAGGGCGACGTCCACCTGCGGGGCCGCGCGGCGACGCCGGAGGCGGTCCTCGCGGAGATGGAGGACGCCACGGAGGTGGAGCTGCACACGCACGGCCTCTCAGGCACCGTGTCCGACGCGGCCTTCCTGGCGCTGTCCCCGGACGCGGCCGGCCGCTACGCGCTCACCGCGGAGGAGCTGGAAGGGCACACGCTCCGGGGCACCCCGGTGGTGATGCTGGCCGCTTGCGACGCGAACGTGGGCGCGTGGCGCTACCACGCGGTGTCCAGCCTGCCGTCCGCGCTGATTCAAGCGGGCGCGCGGGCCGTGGTCGCGCCCTCCACGGAGGTGCCGGACGTGGAGGCCAGTGCCTTCTTCCAGGCGCTGGTGGACTCGCTGCGGCGAGGCACTCCGCCTGCCCAGGCGCTCCGGGACACCCGCGCGCGGTGGCTCCAGCAGGGCAGCGCCCGGTGGGTCCAGGACCTGGTCGCGTTCGAATAGACTCCCGGCGAATATCCGCGCCGCCGCGCGTAAAGGAACCGGGAGGATTCATGATCACGCGTTGGAAATCCGCAGTGGGAAGCATGGCCGTGGGGGTTGTCGCCCTGTCGGCGGCGCAGGCAGGGGCCCAGCCGGCGAGGGTCCAGAACAATCAGGTGAAGCTCGCTCCGGCGAAGCCCATCGCGAGCCCGGCGAAGTCGAAGTCCACCGGCTCCGTGGACGTGGCCGTGGACGAAGGCGCCAAGGGCACCCGCATGTACCGGTACGACCGGGGCAGCGGAAAGCTCACGCTGGTGAAGCAGCTCACCCAGAGAGAGGCGGCCAGCACCACCGCCGGCTTCAAGGAGCTGTCGGCCGTGGAGGCTGGTGGCGGCACGGCCCTGGTGGATCCGGACCGCGGCGGCGCCGTCGCCCCCGAAGGCAAGCCTCCCAAGGGCGGCCCCCCGGGCGGACATGATCCGGGCCAGCATCTCACCCAGACGGACCTGGCCAACATCAACCGCGAGCTGGGCAGCCTGAAGCTGAACAAGTCCCAGGTGAAGATCGCCACCCAGGCCCAGCGGTAATCCCAGCCGCTCAGCGGAAGGAACGGACGGCCGTGGCGCAGGGGTGAGGACACGTATCCTTGCCCCGGAGGGCCACGGCCTTCACGTTCCTGGATGAACTCCGGCCCACGCGTTCAACCCCAGACGCCCGGAGTGTCTGCCCTGACCTCGCTCCCGCGTTTCCCGCACCTCTCGCGCCTTGCCACACGTACAACGTGCTCGCACTTTTCGTGCGTGAGGGGGCACTGCTCGCCCGTTTGTCTTTGACGCCCTCCTTGTCCAAACGTTCGTGGGTCCGGCTGGAGCGCCCGCGGCAGCAGGAGGTTGCACACATGGGGAACGTGGAGAACGGGCGTCGTCGTGGCGCGGGGGTGCTCTCATGGTGGGCGTGGGGACTGACCGTGGCCGTCCTGGGCGCGGGATGTGACCCGGGCGGCCGGGAGCCCGCGCCAGCGGATCCGCTGGCCACGCAGGAGCAGGCGGCCCTCAGTTACAACAGCCTTTCGTACAACGGGTTGTCGTTCAACGGGCTGTCATTCAATGGCCTGTCCTTCAACGGGCTGTCGTTCAATGGCTTGTCATCCACGGCCTTCGCGTCGTGGTACGGCGCGAATCCGGCGCTCGCGGCGGAGGTCATGCGCTACATCGTGCGTTGCGCCATCCCGGAAGGGCAGACGCGCACGTACACAGATGCGCAGACGAACACGGTGCACACGTGGACGGGCCTGCTGGGCCTGGCGCCGGGCTGGGCCGGAGGGGCGCCCGCGACGGAGGCGGAACAGCAGATCGTCTCCGCGTGCCTCGCGGCGCACAGCAATCCCTTCGGCGTGAGCGTGCCCATCTCCGTGTTGGGCCGGGACGGCCTGGGGGTGGCCATCCCCGCCTCCGAGGGTGAGCTGGCCACCTTCGCCCGGCCGGAGTCGTGCTTCTTCGGCAATCTCTTTCAGGGGCAGGGGCTCTACGCGGGCAGCCAGAACCCGCCCCTGGACGCGACCCAGAGCACCACGCGCGCGTGCGCGGTGGTGGATGGCTCCGGGATGCCTCGCATGACGTGCGCGCCGCTCATCTACGTGGGCAGCTGCTCGGACGTGTGCACGCAGGAGGGAACGACCTTCGCGAGCTGCACGGTGGGTGGCGTGAGCTTCCAGCCGCTCACCACGCGCGTGCGCGACTCGGACCTGTCCGTGTGCGGCGATGGCACCTGCCAGGTGACGGAGTCCTGCGGAGCGTCCAACTCATACAACGCGTGCGCGGCGGACTGCGGCGCCTGTCCGTGAGGTGCGCGCGGGCGGCCTTCAGCCGGAGTGGGAGCCCAGGCCGGAGGCCGCGCCCACGCGCAGCCGTTCATGCAGCGCGTCCGTGAGCAGGTACCAGAACTGGACGTTGCCGAAGCTGAGGATGTCGCCGCCCCGGAGCGGCACCTCGCGCTGCCCGATGGTGCTGGCATTGACGAAGGTGCCGTTGGTGGAGCCCAGGTCGCGCACGGTGCAGCGGCCCGCCGCCCGGCTCCACTTGAGCTCCGCGTGCTGCTTGGACACGGACGCATCGTCCAGCACCAGCTCGCAGTCCAGCCTGCGGCCAATGCGGAGCACCTCCGAATCCCGGAGGGTGGGGAGGGTGGCGACGAGCAGATCGTCGAACTCGAAGAGCAGGGCGAGCATGCCCTGCTCGACGTCGCCGGGGTCCGCCATGCGGGTGGGCGCGAGCGCGGCGGCGGACAGCTCCGACGGCGGACGCTGCACCAGCGCGAAGGGGCCCAGCTGATGCTGGAAGGCGCCCACGGGGAGGGCGGAGGCGAGTGCGCGCAATTCCTGGACGGACAGCACGTGGAGCAGCCTAACGGGTCGGCCGTCGGGCGCCCAGCCACTACCGGACGATGGTTGTAAGGCTTTCGTTGACCGGCCAGTCACTCGTTCCCTACATTGACCCTTTCGAGTCGCGGGTCGGGTTCCAGGAGGGAACGCCAGACCCCCGATGCGCAGCCAGGTGATGGAAGGAGCGGTGGTTCGATGAGCGGGAGCGACAACATCCCGATGACCCCCCACGGTCTGCAGAAGCTCAAGGACGAGCTGAAGCACCTCCAGTCCGTGGAGCGGGGCAAGATTTCGCGTGAGATCGAGGTCGCGCGTGCGCACGGCGACCTGCGAGAGAACGCGGAGTACCACGCGGCCAAGGAGAAGCAGTCGCACATCGAGGGGCGCATCTTGACCCTCGGCGACTGGATCGCCCGCTCGGAGGTCATCGACCCGGCGAAGCTGGGCGGCGACAAGGTCATCTTCGGCGCCACCGTGGAGCTGGTGGACACGGAGAACGACAAGACCATCAGCTACCGCCTGGTGGGTGAGACGGAGGCCGACCTGAAGAAGCGGTGGATCGCGGTGACCTCGCCGGTGGCGCGCGCGCTCATCGGCAAGAAGGTGGGCGACGTCGCCACGGTGCAGAGCCCCGGCGGCGTGCGCGAGCTGGAGGTCACGGCCATCAGCTTCGAGGATCCGCAGGAAGAGTCGGCCAGCTAGCGCTGAAGCCCGGCTGGCCGGGTGTCCTTCGGGGGGGCGGGCCTGGGCTCGCTCCCCCGGTTTCGTTTTCCCTGCGGCGTCAGAGCCCTTCGTAGGATGGAGGCTGGAAATCCCGCGTGAACCACCCGCTCGCCAGCCTTGTTGGACCTCTCAAGTACGCGTGTCAGCGTGACTTCGCCCAGCTCGGGATCGTGCGGGATCTGCGCACGTTGATGGAGCGCACCCTGGCGTCGGCCGGGGGCGTGGACGCGCGGGCCCTGGAGGACTTGAGGGCGGCGCTGCCGCACGTGGATCCGCCCGCGCCGCCGGAGCACCGCAAGGCCGCGCTGCGCCAGGTGCTGGGCGCGCTGAAGCTCAGCGGCGTGGTGCTGCCGGAGGAGCTGGAGCGGGTGGTCGTCACGGGGGAGATCAACGCCGTGGCGGCGGGCTTTCCCCGGTCGCCGGAGCGTGCGCACGTGCTGGAAGGGGAGCTGAACGCCGCGCCGCCGCGCCGCCGGTTGACGCCGCCGCAGGGGACGGTGGAGGCGCGTGGCAACACCGTGCCGCCGTGGCGTTCGCAGGACCCCGTGCCGCAGGTGGGTGGTGGCGTTCCGGCGGCAACGCCCGCGCCCGCATCCCGGCAGCCGCAGGCCCGTGCAGCTGCGTTCTCGCCGGGAGCGGGTCCTCAAGGTGGGAATGCAGGTCCCACGAAGGGCGAGCCCGTGCCCTACGGCGCGCGCATGGCGGCATCCCGGGGCGCCGCGATGGGGCCCGCGCAAGGTGACGCCCAGCCCTACGGTGCGCGCATGGCCGCGGCCCGGAACGCCGCAGTTCCCTCGGGTGCTGCGGCCCGTGCTCCCGGCACGAAGCCCAATGCGAGCACCGAGCCTCGCAAGGGAGCACCGCCGGCGGACCGCGCTCCCGCGGAGAAGGCCCGGAAGAAGAAGGCCAAGGCCGTGGGCGCGGAGGCGTCCCGCTCCGAGGCGAAGCTGCTGTCCATCGCGCCGCGCACCGGCCCGCTGTCCGCGCCGCTCAAGACGCTGGGCAAGCGCCTGGGGCCGCGGCTCGTCGCGGTGCTCGACAAGAAGGGCCTGCGCCGCACCGGCGACATCCTGTTCCTGTTGCCACGCTGTTACGAGGACCGCCGCAAGCTGCGCACCATCGCGGAGCTCATCCCCGGCGAGCGCGGCGTGACGGTGGGCACCGTGAAGACGGCCGACTTCGTCCCGGGGCGCGGCGGCAAGCGCATGTTCCGCGCCGTCGTGGGGGACCGCTCCGGCAGCATCGCGGCCACCTATTTCAACGCCGGACCGTGGCTCAAGAGCCGCTTCTCCGTGGGCAAGCAGCTGGTGCTCTCCGGCGAGGTGCGCGCGTCCATGAACGGCCGGGAGATGGCCCACCCGGAGCTGGAGCCCGCCGAGGACCTGGAGAACACGACCTCCGTCCACTTCCACCGCATCGTCCCCGTCTACCCGGGCTTCGAGCGCGGCGAGCAGCGCTCCTTCCGCGAGCTGACCTCGCGCATC comes from the Corallococcus exiguus genome and includes:
- a CDS encoding FHA domain-containing protein, translated to MLSVQELRALASALPVGAFQHQLGPFALVQRPPSELSAAALAPTRMADPGDVEQGMLALLFEFDDLLVATLPTLRDSEVLRIGRRLDCELVLDDASVSKQHAELKWSRAAGRCTVRDLGSTNGTFVNASTIGQREVPLRGGDILSFGNVQFWYLLTDALHERLRVGAASGLGSHSG
- the greA gene encoding transcription elongation factor GreA codes for the protein MSGSDNIPMTPHGLQKLKDELKHLQSVERGKISREIEVARAHGDLRENAEYHAAKEKQSHIEGRILTLGDWIARSEVIDPAKLGGDKVIFGATVELVDTENDKTISYRLVGETEADLKKRWIAVTSPVARALIGKKVGDVATVQSPGGVRELEVTAISFEDPQEESAS